From one Cardiobacteriaceae bacterium TAE3-ERU3 genomic stretch:
- a CDS encoding DNA-3-methyladenine glycosylase, producing the protein MASLIEAYPNSYVKSRGRPFETLIRAIVGQQISVKAADAIWARLTTHTPIEVKHIQAINEEQLRSLGLSQRKAEYIHAVCAYFANNDIHDSYFTQRSDEEIITELSSIRGIGRWSAEMFLIFTLMRPNVFPVDDIGLLRALERHYHHDEHLTPAKARNLYRERFEPWCSVATWYLWRSLDPAEIQY; encoded by the coding sequence ATGGCATCACTTATAGAGGCTTACCCAAATAGTTACGTTAAGAGCCGCGGCCGCCCTTTTGAGACGCTGATCCGCGCTATCGTTGGTCAGCAAATTTCCGTCAAAGCCGCTGATGCTATTTGGGCACGGCTGACGACACATACACCGATCGAGGTGAAGCACATTCAGGCCATCAATGAAGAGCAGCTACGCAGCTTGGGATTGTCACAGCGAAAAGCTGAGTATATTCATGCGGTCTGCGCATATTTTGCCAACAATGACATCCACGATAGCTACTTTACCCAGCGCAGTGATGAGGAGATTATTACCGAGCTTTCTTCCATTCGCGGCATTGGCCGCTGGAGTGCAGAGATGTTTTTGATTTTTACCTTGATGCGCCCCAATGTATTTCCGGTGGATGACATCGGCCTGCTGCGAGCACTTGAGCGCCACTATCATCACGATGAGCACCTGACTCCTGCAAAAGCGCGCAATCTCTATCGCGAGCGATTTGAGCCGTGGTGTAGCGTCGCGACATGGTATCTGTGGCGCAGCCTTGATCCAGCTGAAATCCAGTATTGA
- a CDS encoding SDR family NAD(P)-dependent oxidoreductase encodes MKKTTVIITGHSQGLGAALAEQWLSKGARVVGISRSSNTALRAQYPENLIEVSLNLMDTDALCQWLKNDASWDEWCAEQSILWLFNNAGTVSPSLLLGNQGSEAVAKAVALNVQAPLILSDAVAAQRSPSLGCNIVHISSGAAHKPYPGWSVYGACKAALDQHARNANAERNGVDVISIAPGVVDTAMQAHLRSSKDFPNQERFIDLHSQKQLQSPAETAALILQYCLGERFGKQPVVDLRDLSSS; translated from the coding sequence ATGAAAAAAACGACTGTAATAATTACCGGGCATAGCCAAGGCCTTGGTGCGGCACTAGCTGAACAGTGGTTGAGCAAAGGGGCTCGCGTTGTGGGAATATCGCGTAGCAGTAATACTGCATTACGTGCCCAGTATCCAGAAAACTTAATTGAAGTTTCGCTCAACCTGATGGATACCGATGCACTATGCCAGTGGCTAAAAAATGATGCCTCATGGGATGAGTGGTGTGCAGAGCAAAGCATCTTGTGGTTGTTTAATAATGCAGGCACGGTCTCTCCCTCATTGCTGCTCGGTAATCAAGGTAGCGAAGCTGTTGCCAAGGCAGTCGCGTTGAACGTGCAGGCGCCACTGATCCTGTCCGATGCGGTTGCAGCGCAGCGTTCACCTTCATTGGGCTGTAATATCGTCCATATATCGAGTGGTGCAGCGCACAAACCTTATCCCGGTTGGTCTGTTTACGGTGCATGTAAGGCAGCGCTTGACCAGCATGCACGCAATGCCAATGCAGAGCGCAATGGCGTTGACGTTATCAGTATAGCGCCGGGTGTGGTTGATACTGCCATGCAGGCACACCTCCGCAGCAGTAAAGACTTTCCTAATCAGGAGCGCTTTATAGATCTGCATTCGCAAAAGCAGCTCCAAAGCCCTGCTGAAACTGCGGCTCTTATCTTGCAATATTGCTTGGGTGAGCGTTTTGGCAAGCAGCCAGTCGTTGATCTGCGTGATTTAAGCTCCAGCTAA
- the rsmA gene encoding 16S rRNA (adenine(1518)-N(6)/adenine(1519)-N(6))-dimethyltransferase RsmA, with protein MAEVKAAKHLGQHFLTDESVISRLVAAIQPQQGVDIVEIGPGLGALTLPLLKECAKLTAIEFDRRVLSPLARDAAQYGQLEIINADILSVDFASLNLKSPLKVVGNLPYNLSSPIIFHCLAQRTLIQDMYFMLQKEVVERLCAVPGSKTYGRLSIMVQLWCQAEALFEIPPDAFDPPPKVDSAVVRLTPLAEPAWPVADFAVFDQIVRAAFGQRRKMLRKSLSQWFSAADFVALEIDPTARPESLGGEVFARLANHLSEAT; from the coding sequence ATGGCTGAAGTTAAAGCAGCAAAACATCTTGGGCAACATTTTCTTACCGATGAGTCAGTCATTTCTCGCCTTGTTGCAGCCATCCAGCCACAGCAAGGCGTAGATATTGTGGAAATTGGTCCGGGGCTTGGGGCACTGACGCTACCGTTGCTGAAAGAGTGCGCTAAACTCACGGCAATTGAATTTGATCGTCGTGTGCTGTCGCCACTAGCGCGTGATGCTGCGCAATATGGTCAGCTTGAAATCATCAATGCAGATATTCTTAGCGTTGATTTTGCATCGCTTAATCTGAAATCGCCATTAAAGGTTGTTGGGAACTTACCCTACAATCTCTCCTCGCCGATCATTTTTCACTGCCTTGCTCAGCGAACGTTAATTCAAGACATGTATTTTATGTTGCAGAAAGAAGTCGTTGAGCGCTTGTGTGCTGTGCCGGGTAGCAAGACTTATGGGCGGCTCAGTATTATGGTGCAATTGTGGTGTCAGGCAGAAGCATTATTTGAAATACCGCCGGACGCCTTTGATCCTCCGCCAAAAGTTGATTCTGCGGTCGTGCGGCTCACGCCTCTTGCAGAACCGGCTTGGCCTGTAGCTGATTTTGCTGTATTTGATCAAATTGTTCGTGCGGCATTTGGGCAGCGACGAAAAATGTTGCGTAAATCATTGAGCCAATGGTTCAGTGCTGCAGATTTTGTAGCGCTGGAAATTGACCCAACTGCACGCCCGGAATCACTTGGTGGTGAAGTCTTTGCCCGGCTTGCAAATCATCTCTCGGAGGCAACATGA
- a CDS encoding peptidylprolyl isomerase yields MRQWILVTLLLSTSMGASAQQFGPANTSPLQGIDETAVVVNNESISRRQLAAEIARERRLLPADINVPASALEQQLTERVVMAHLIQQLKERLNVTASEEEISGAIASVAQQNGVSPSELLNRVRRDTGLDEQAYRAQIAGTIVENKLKQGLVGRDINVTPADIDAQIAQIARQSNIAIELQDLLLPTPSGSAEERGEIVRKQMHALSQALKDADSDLQQVAAAMPEARLVNLGTVSMAQIPPRFAQAIATLPIGEVLSEPVVDQDGMHFLKVLTRQSDGNLLIPEAKVEHILLRVNGEEDIAAQKVMIDEIYHLLQQGADFSALASKYSQDPGSAVRQGDLGWMSADQVVPAFANAMLNVPLNTISQPFLSPYGWHIVRVSDRREVDRADDVLRARIRESLFNKYLEDAWQQRLIQLRQQAYVEFR; encoded by the coding sequence ATGCGACAATGGATTTTGGTAACTTTGTTATTAAGTACCTCTATGGGAGCTTCGGCTCAGCAGTTTGGACCTGCAAATACAAGCCCTTTACAAGGAATTGACGAAACTGCCGTAGTAGTAAATAACGAGAGTATTTCTCGCCGCCAACTGGCCGCAGAAATCGCACGTGAGCGTCGTTTATTACCAGCAGATATTAACGTACCTGCATCTGCACTAGAGCAGCAGCTTACTGAGCGGGTCGTTATGGCGCACTTAATTCAGCAGCTCAAAGAGCGCTTGAATGTGACGGCGAGCGAAGAAGAAATCTCAGGTGCTATCGCAAGCGTTGCTCAACAGAACGGCGTCTCTCCCAGTGAACTGCTGAATCGCGTTCGTCGTGATACAGGATTAGATGAGCAAGCTTATCGGGCGCAGATTGCTGGTACCATCGTGGAAAATAAGCTTAAACAAGGATTAGTTGGGCGCGATATCAATGTCACGCCTGCGGATATTGATGCACAAATTGCACAAATTGCTCGGCAAAGCAATATTGCTATAGAGCTACAAGATTTACTGTTGCCTACGCCTTCTGGCAGTGCAGAAGAGCGTGGAGAAATTGTCCGAAAGCAAATGCACGCACTATCACAAGCATTAAAAGATGCTGATAGTGACTTGCAGCAGGTTGCCGCTGCAATGCCTGAAGCACGTCTGGTTAACCTTGGTACTGTCAGTATGGCGCAGATCCCACCACGCTTTGCGCAAGCCATCGCCACGCTACCTATCGGTGAAGTGCTTAGTGAGCCAGTTGTTGATCAGGATGGGATGCACTTCCTCAAAGTACTGACGCGTCAAAGTGATGGCAATCTACTGATTCCGGAAGCAAAAGTTGAGCATATTCTCCTGCGGGTTAACGGTGAAGAAGATATTGCTGCACAAAAAGTTATGATTGATGAAATTTATCATCTCTTGCAGCAAGGTGCTGATTTTTCAGCGTTGGCAAGCAAGTATTCGCAAGATCCAGGGTCAGCCGTACGTCAGGGGGATTTAGGCTGGATGAGTGCGGACCAAGTCGTTCCAGCTTTTGCCAATGCAATGCTCAATGTACCATTGAATACAATTTCCCAGCCATTCCTGAGCCCTTATGGATGGCATATTGTACGCGTCAGTGATCGTCGAGAAGTTGATCGTGCAGATGATGTATTGCGTGCACGTATCCGCGAAAGCCTGTTCAATAAATATCTGGAAGATGCTTGGCAACAGCGCCTTATCCAGTTGCGCCAGCAGGCTTATGTTGAATTCCGTTGA
- the lptD gene encoding LPS assembly protein LptD has product MTILHRGWVSLLLVPLTASGVQCPVDQLDRYTTLGGDPQNERVDVEADNSEANYGSAIFTGSVEMRQGDKHLFSPKLTYQRENESVQTEGSTIFANGEVAVTGADADYDLTQRFVSIREAQYYLKSGNLAAVGKAKLAKFDLDNDVSTFADPTWSTCPRNDQVWSLKAGTLSIDRKVGRAVAHNATLRIKNVPVFYVPYFSFPIDSRRASGFLTPSARLSEGSGLELDIPYYWNIAPNQDATFNLRPMTKRGFMFGSEYRYLGERQSAVLSGAFLPHDKNAENANRWSWRADYNYRFNDQWQANILLQEVSDLNYIEDFSNTLSIYDQWYLERNASLVGNTGYGNLMLRVQDYERVSNNVTGSDVPYARKPQLLYNKNWLQDGWRYGVTAESVRFDKREAVDGWRNSIDAEASYRVSRDYGYFEPKISVNMAHYSFDHTNAAYPENSFTRALPTLSLDGQLEFERSFEMLDKSWRQTLEPRLFYLYTPYKDQSSVPNFDSSLRSQSWDWLFARNRFVGGDRIGDANQLTTAITTRFFDNEDGQEKLHLSLGQVQYFADRRVALPGKTVRNRGRSDLIIDAAYQVDSHWNIRGLSFWDMDERQNRRSIVDIRYNLDTDRFAGFSHRYEENDYDQLSLYALWRFNSRWRAFLRQDYSLRHDRSINSLAGIEYNDCCWAWRLLGKRYRDDPTEPNLRNALYLEFVLKGLGRIGNGSGSVLINEISGYRPLAEDRSF; this is encoded by the coding sequence TTGACCATATTGCACCGAGGATGGGTAAGTTTACTGTTAGTCCCATTGACTGCATCGGGTGTCCAGTGTCCGGTGGATCAGCTGGATCGCTATACCACTTTGGGTGGAGACCCTCAAAATGAGCGTGTTGATGTAGAAGCGGATAACTCTGAGGCAAATTATGGTAGCGCTATATTTACAGGTAGCGTAGAGATGCGACAGGGCGATAAGCATCTATTCTCACCTAAACTCACCTATCAGCGTGAGAATGAGTCTGTTCAGACAGAGGGAAGCACTATATTTGCTAATGGAGAAGTGGCTGTTACAGGTGCCGATGCTGATTATGATTTAACACAACGCTTTGTTTCGATAAGAGAAGCACAATATTATCTAAAATCTGGAAACCTTGCTGCAGTCGGTAAGGCTAAATTGGCGAAATTTGATTTGGATAATGATGTATCAACTTTTGCTGACCCAACGTGGTCCACATGCCCGCGCAATGATCAAGTTTGGTCGTTAAAAGCGGGGACTCTCTCTATTGATCGTAAAGTAGGGCGAGCTGTTGCGCATAATGCGACGCTCAGGATCAAAAATGTACCGGTCTTTTATGTGCCTTACTTTTCTTTTCCTATTGATAGTAGGCGAGCTAGCGGTTTCTTGACACCATCTGCACGCTTAAGTGAGGGAAGTGGCTTAGAGCTGGACATTCCATATTACTGGAACATTGCGCCAAATCAGGATGCAACATTTAATCTACGCCCGATGACTAAGCGCGGCTTTATGTTTGGTAGTGAGTACCGCTATCTTGGCGAGCGACAAAGTGCGGTTTTAAGTGGTGCATTTCTTCCTCATGATAAAAATGCTGAGAATGCCAATCGTTGGTCGTGGCGTGCAGATTACAATTATCGCTTCAATGATCAATGGCAAGCAAATATTTTGCTGCAAGAGGTATCGGACTTAAACTATATTGAAGATTTTTCCAATACCTTGTCCATCTACGATCAGTGGTATCTGGAACGCAATGCTTCTTTGGTTGGTAATACCGGCTATGGCAATCTTATGTTGCGTGTGCAGGATTATGAGCGGGTGAGTAATAATGTTACGGGAAGTGATGTGCCGTATGCGAGAAAACCGCAGTTACTCTACAACAAGAACTGGCTGCAAGATGGCTGGCGTTACGGTGTGACAGCTGAGTCTGTCCGTTTTGATAAACGTGAAGCCGTCGATGGTTGGCGCAATAGTATCGATGCAGAAGCATCTTATCGAGTGTCACGAGACTATGGCTATTTTGAGCCCAAAATAAGTGTGAATATGGCGCACTATAGTTTTGACCATACCAATGCCGCCTATCCGGAGAACTCATTTACACGCGCATTACCAACGTTGAGCTTAGATGGGCAGTTGGAATTTGAACGTTCATTTGAAATGCTGGATAAAAGCTGGCGGCAGACGCTTGAACCACGTTTGTTTTACCTATATACGCCGTATAAAGACCAAAGTAGTGTGCCTAATTTTGATAGCAGCCTGCGTTCACAATCATGGGACTGGCTATTCGCACGTAATCGCTTTGTGGGCGGAGACCGAATCGGTGATGCTAACCAGCTGACGACGGCAATAACAACGAGATTTTTTGATAATGAAGATGGCCAAGAGAAGCTACACTTGTCTTTAGGGCAAGTGCAGTATTTTGCCGATCGTCGCGTGGCTTTGCCCGGGAAGACAGTACGGAATCGTGGTCGTTCAGATTTGATTATCGATGCAGCCTATCAAGTAGATAGCCATTGGAACATTCGCGGGCTTTCATTCTGGGATATGGATGAGCGACAAAATCGGCGCAGTATTGTTGATATACGTTACAATCTCGATACAGACCGGTTTGCAGGTTTTAGCCACCGCTATGAAGAAAATGATTATGATCAATTGTCACTGTATGCATTGTGGCGGTTTAATAGCCGTTGGCGGGCTTTCTTACGTCAGGATTATTCGCTGCGCCATGATCGTTCAATCAATAGTTTGGCTGGGATTGAGTATAACGATTGTTGCTGGGCATGGAGATTATTAGGTAAACGTTATCGAGATGATCCCACCGAGCCTAATTTGCGTAATGCGCTATACTTGGAATTTGTCTTAAAAGGGCTTGGGAGAATCGGGAATGGCTCAGGTTCAGTGCTCATAAATGAGATCAGTGGTTATCGACCACTGGCAGAAGATAGGAGTTTTTAA
- the purH gene encoding bifunctional phosphoribosylaminoimidazolecarboxamide formyltransferase/IMP cyclohydrolase yields MTSSSAKPLRALISVANKSGLIDFAKRLQQSGVDILSTGGTAKALREAGIDVTDVSEHTGFPEIMAGRVKTLHPNIHGGILARRGTDEAVMAEHGIAAIDLVVVNLYPFRETIAKPDVTLEEAIENIDIGGPTMVRAAAKNHQHVGIVVDPTDYPRVISAIEQNHFDLNLRRSLAVKAFAHTAEYDSAITDYLSRAFDSKAEDTNDFPTQLHLTYTLVDTLRYGENPHQKAAFYKSNKPVGNSLATAKQHQGKALSYNNIADADAALTTALRFTEDTACVIVKHANPCGVATGESVMQAYNYAHRCDPTSAFGGIIAFNRGLDEETAQEIISRQFVEVILAPAYSEAALKVLTQKPNIRVLQIDGSGHGKEGRQLSSVRGGLLVQDWDNGSISKEDLQVVTAREPSHDELENLLFAWRVVQSVKSNAIVLAKDNATIGIGAGQTSRVYSSQIAVQKAADEGLDAAGSVLASDAFFPFRDGVDAAAKAGVKAIIQPGGSMRDQEVIDAANEHGIAMIFTGMRHFRH; encoded by the coding sequence ATGACTTCCTCTTCTGCCAAACCACTTCGTGCACTAATTAGTGTTGCCAACAAAAGCGGACTGATCGACTTTGCCAAACGCCTTCAACAAAGCGGCGTGGATATTCTTTCAACCGGTGGTACGGCCAAGGCACTGCGTGAAGCAGGTATTGATGTGACCGACGTCAGTGAGCATACGGGTTTTCCAGAGATCATGGCTGGCCGGGTAAAAACACTGCACCCAAATATTCATGGGGGTATCCTCGCACGCCGTGGTACAGATGAAGCTGTCATGGCCGAGCACGGTATCGCCGCTATTGATTTGGTTGTCGTGAATCTTTACCCATTCCGTGAAACCATCGCTAAACCTGACGTCACTCTTGAAGAGGCGATCGAAAATATTGATATTGGTGGGCCAACCATGGTGAGAGCTGCAGCAAAGAATCACCAGCATGTTGGCATTGTTGTTGACCCAACTGACTATCCGCGTGTCATTAGTGCAATCGAGCAAAATCATTTTGATCTTAATCTGCGCCGTTCATTGGCAGTAAAAGCATTTGCTCATACGGCTGAATATGACAGTGCCATTACTGATTATCTGTCACGTGCTTTTGATTCCAAGGCGGAGGACACAAACGACTTCCCCACTCAGCTACATCTAACCTATACGCTGGTTGATACGCTTCGCTACGGCGAAAACCCTCACCAGAAAGCTGCTTTTTATAAGAGTAACAAGCCTGTTGGCAACAGCCTTGCAACAGCGAAGCAGCATCAGGGCAAAGCACTTTCTTACAACAACATCGCAGATGCAGATGCGGCGTTAACGACAGCACTGCGCTTCACTGAAGACACAGCTTGCGTTATCGTCAAGCATGCAAACCCTTGCGGCGTAGCGACCGGTGAAAGCGTGATGCAGGCATACAATTATGCTCACCGCTGTGATCCAACTTCTGCATTTGGCGGTATTATCGCGTTCAACCGTGGCCTTGACGAAGAAACCGCACAAGAGATTATCAGCCGACAATTCGTCGAGGTAATTCTCGCACCAGCATATAGCGAAGCTGCACTGAAAGTATTAACCCAGAAGCCCAATATCCGTGTGTTGCAAATTGATGGCAGCGGTCACGGTAAAGAGGGGCGGCAACTCAGCAGCGTTCGTGGCGGATTGCTGGTTCAGGACTGGGACAACGGCAGTATCAGCAAAGAAGACTTACAAGTGGTTACAGCTCGTGAGCCTTCACATGATGAACTGGAAAACCTGCTGTTTGCTTGGCGTGTAGTTCAATCAGTTAAATCCAATGCCATCGTGCTTGCCAAAGACAACGCAACCATTGGCATTGGAGCTGGGCAGACTAGCCGGGTTTACTCTTCACAAATTGCTGTACAAAAAGCGGCCGATGAAGGCCTTGATGCAGCTGGCTCAGTACTGGCCAGTGATGCGTTCTTCCCGTTCCGTGATGGCGTCGATGCAGCCGCCAAAGCAGGCGTCAAGGCTATCATTCAGCCAGGTGGCTCAATGCGCGATCAAGAAGTTATTGATGCCGCAAATGAGCATGGTATCGCCATGATCTTTACCGGCATGCGCCATTTCCGCCACTAA
- a CDS encoding phospholipase D family protein codes for MWVKLGIGFLAVLIGVALLAWGSYRPLPERAHLHWKNIPVPDHASPLSALVSRMTTAHDGLSGVKALSAGREAFAMRAVLAASAGQTIDAQYYIWHNDTAGQLLFAALRDAADRGVRVRLLLDDNNTRGMDELLTSLNAHEMIEIRLFNPFMHRKWRAMGYLNDFFRLNRRMHNKSFTVDNVATVIGGRNIGDEYFEVGDGVMFADLDVLAVGSVVDDVEQDFERYWSAESVYPLSAIIPDQGESADPLASVDESVEAQAYLEEIANTDVMRYILTEQNLPLVWTSVRLISDDPAKGLGAAKEGRTVSEKLRQQVGNIRERLVLVSPYFVPTAEGTAALIGLIKDNINVEVLTNSLSATDVAVVHAGYAKYRKPLLRGGVKLYELKSDSTIENAQDTGLTGHSGSSLHAKTFAIDGERLFIGSFNLDPRSAHLNTEMGFLIDSPELTQKLETALAENISQHAYQVGFSDGELVWRSYDHGRETIFDQEPESSTWKKIQVTIFSWLPIEWLL; via the coding sequence ATGTGGGTTAAGTTGGGTATTGGTTTTCTGGCTGTGCTAATTGGGGTGGCTTTGTTAGCGTGGGGGAGCTATCGCCCATTACCGGAGCGTGCACATTTACACTGGAAAAATATACCGGTGCCAGATCATGCCAGTCCGTTGTCTGCGTTAGTCAGCAGGATGACAACGGCTCATGACGGATTAAGTGGTGTCAAAGCATTGTCTGCTGGGCGTGAGGCATTTGCCATGCGCGCTGTATTGGCCGCTTCGGCTGGGCAGACCATAGATGCACAATATTATATTTGGCATAACGATACAGCCGGTCAGTTGCTTTTTGCGGCATTGCGTGATGCAGCTGATCGAGGTGTGCGTGTACGCCTGCTTCTAGATGATAATAATACTCGAGGTATGGATGAGCTACTGACCTCATTAAATGCGCATGAGATGATTGAAATCCGCTTGTTTAATCCATTCATGCACCGCAAGTGGCGTGCCATGGGCTATCTCAATGACTTTTTTCGCCTTAATCGCCGCATGCACAATAAATCCTTCACCGTTGATAACGTTGCGACCGTAATTGGAGGACGTAATATTGGTGATGAATACTTCGAAGTTGGTGATGGAGTGATGTTTGCTGATTTGGATGTCTTGGCCGTTGGCTCGGTTGTTGATGATGTTGAGCAGGACTTTGAGCGTTATTGGTCAGCTGAATCCGTGTATCCACTTTCAGCAATTATACCTGATCAGGGAGAGTCGGCTGATCCTTTGGCTAGCGTAGATGAATCCGTAGAAGCACAGGCGTACCTTGAAGAAATAGCCAATACAGACGTTATGCGCTACATCCTGACCGAACAAAATTTACCATTAGTATGGACGTCCGTACGCCTGATTAGTGATGATCCGGCAAAAGGGTTGGGCGCTGCTAAAGAAGGGCGGACGGTATCGGAAAAATTACGCCAACAAGTTGGGAATATTCGAGAACGGTTAGTGTTGGTATCACCATATTTTGTGCCAACAGCAGAGGGTACGGCTGCCTTGATTGGTTTGATAAAAGACAATATCAATGTCGAAGTACTGACGAATTCACTTTCGGCAACTGATGTGGCTGTGGTTCATGCGGGCTATGCGAAATACCGCAAACCACTGCTGCGTGGTGGTGTAAAGCTCTATGAATTGAAATCAGACAGTACGATTGAAAATGCGCAGGATACTGGCCTGACCGGGCACAGTGGCTCAAGCTTACACGCTAAAACGTTTGCCATAGATGGAGAACGTTTATTTATTGGCTCGTTTAATTTAGATCCACGCTCGGCACATTTGAATACGGAAATGGGCTTTTTGATTGATAGCCCTGAGTTGACGCAAAAGCTGGAAACAGCATTGGCTGAAAATATATCTCAGCATGCCTATCAAGTTGGCTTTTCAGATGGTGAATTGGTGTGGCGCAGCTATGATCATGGCCGGGAGACTATTTTTGATCAGGAGCCTGAAAGCAGTACTTGGAAAAAAATACAGGTAACCATCTTTTCGTGGTTGCCAATTGAATGGCTACTGTGA
- a CDS encoding DMT family transporter, which translates to MINWITLTLFAAFMQSWRNAWQKSLSTSVRPLGVTLARFIFAAPLAVFYVSYLQWTYEASPVSFGWQFALLIMVAAISQIIATALMVVLFRRRNYAVGVGLAKSEAIIAALLAVWLLHESLSLLGWLGVLIGGIAVFLLSGVRRGVVLDAKTLLIGVACGLFFALTSLLVREATGLLHTLPHMLRAAWVLMWVLLLQSLVLLMWLALFDRASLRGLYERIGLVLAVSIVGFAASVGWFSAMSMQSVALVKTLGQIEVWFTLLISARLFKEPLHLSDKLGLLLIVIGAILVIWA; encoded by the coding sequence GTGATTAACTGGATTACTCTAACGCTGTTTGCGGCCTTTATGCAGTCCTGGCGTAATGCATGGCAGAAATCCCTGAGTACATCGGTACGCCCATTGGGCGTAACGCTGGCGAGGTTTATCTTTGCCGCGCCTCTGGCTGTATTTTATGTAAGTTATTTACAATGGACGTATGAGGCTTCACCTGTATCATTTGGATGGCAGTTTGCGTTGCTCATCATGGTTGCGGCTATCAGCCAGATTATTGCCACGGCACTGATGGTGGTGCTGTTCCGGCGGCGTAATTATGCAGTTGGGGTTGGATTGGCAAAAAGTGAGGCGATTATTGCCGCTTTACTGGCGGTATGGCTATTGCACGAATCACTGTCTTTGTTGGGCTGGCTTGGGGTTTTAATTGGTGGTATCGCAGTATTTTTACTCAGTGGCGTCCGGCGTGGCGTTGTATTGGATGCTAAAACGCTACTAATCGGTGTGGCGTGCGGCCTATTTTTTGCTTTGACCTCACTCCTGGTGCGTGAGGCGACGGGATTATTGCACACTTTACCGCATATGCTACGTGCTGCTTGGGTACTGATGTGGGTGCTATTGTTGCAATCTTTAGTGCTATTGATGTGGTTGGCTTTGTTCGATCGTGCGTCATTACGCGGGTTGTATGAGCGTATCGGGCTGGTACTTGCAGTGAGTATAGTCGGGTTTGCCGCATCAGTGGGCTGGTTCAGTGCAATGAGTATGCAATCAGTTGCTTTGGTCAAAACGCTGGGACAGATTGAAGTGTGGTTTACCTTACTGATTTCAGCTCGATTATTTAAAGAGCCATTGCATCTGTCCGATAAGCTGGGCTTATTGCTCATCGTTATTGGTGCAATATTGGTTATTTGGGCTTAG